The following proteins come from a genomic window of Salvia hispanica cultivar TCC Black 2014 chromosome 4, UniMelb_Shisp_WGS_1.0, whole genome shotgun sequence:
- the LOC125221087 gene encoding uncharacterized protein LOC125221087, protein MSSDDEFQQLVDREFDELVQEVQREAEEEAAAAAFVCPFYHRRTICRDHVGAYQRLMEDYFGDNPRYSAEIFRRRFRMLQRLFIRIATTLAQRYKCFTLRNDASGRPELSTYQKCTAAIRQLAYAGPANMFDEYLQLGETTALTTLRQFCNSI, encoded by the coding sequence atgagttcCGACGATGAGTTCCAACAATTGGTGGATAGGGAGTTCGATGAACTCGTTCAAGAGGTGCAACGGGAAGCAGAAGaagaggcggcggcggcggcgttcGTTTGCCCGTTCTATCATCGGCGGACCATCTGCCGTGACCATGTCGGGGCATACCAGCGGTTGATGGAAGACTACTTTGGCGATAACCCCCGTTACTCGGCAGAGATTTTCCGTCGCCGCTTCAGAATGTTGCAACGGTTATTCATCCGTATAGCGACTACATTGGCGCAGCGGTACAAGTGTTTCACACTGCGCAATGATGCTAGCGGCCGACCCGAGTTGTCGACATATCAGAAGTGTACCGCTGCAATTAGGCAGCTTGCCTATGCCGGACCCGCTAatatgttcgacgaatacctacaGTTGGGTGAAACAACTGCCCTAACGACGCTGAGGCAGTTTTGTAATAGTATCTAG